A genomic region of Alistipes megaguti contains the following coding sequences:
- a CDS encoding NAD(P)H-dependent glycerol-3-phosphate dehydrogenase: protein MEYKIGTDARCAVIGYGSWATALVGLLTANGQRVGWYVRNPEVLASLRREGRNPRYLSDLEFDPATLAVSDDLDEVVSRADIVILATPSAYLKDFLAPLTVSLKEKFIVSTIKGLVPGDYQTVVEYVHDHYGLSYRQLGLFTGPSHAEEVSRGKLSYLTVVCTDPENARLIGTRFAGESIRLSYSTDLYGIEYAAILKNIYALAVGLAVGLGYGDNFLAVLIANSAGEMTRFLEESYPDRRNTLVSAYLGDLLVTCYSTYSRNRRLGLLIGHGCTVKSALNEMTMVAEGYFAADCIRHINTRHRVEMPIAEMVYRVLYEGTSARREMQLLTTKLI from the coding sequence ATGGAATACAAAATCGGAACCGACGCGCGATGTGCGGTGATCGGCTATGGAAGCTGGGCTACGGCTCTGGTGGGGTTGCTCACCGCCAACGGACAACGCGTGGGATGGTATGTCCGCAACCCGGAAGTGCTCGCCTCGCTGCGCCGCGAGGGGCGCAATCCGCGCTATCTGAGCGATCTGGAGTTCGATCCCGCGACGCTCGCCGTGTCGGACGATCTGGATGAGGTGGTGAGCCGCGCCGACATCGTGATTCTGGCCACGCCGTCGGCCTACCTGAAGGATTTCCTGGCGCCGCTGACCGTTTCGCTCAAGGAGAAGTTCATCGTCTCGACCATCAAGGGCCTTGTCCCGGGCGACTACCAAACCGTCGTGGAGTATGTGCATGATCATTACGGTCTGTCCTACAGACAGCTGGGGCTCTTTACGGGACCGTCGCACGCCGAGGAGGTCTCGCGCGGAAAGCTCTCCTATCTGACGGTCGTCTGCACCGATCCGGAGAATGCCCGCCTGATCGGGACGCGCTTCGCCGGCGAGAGCATCCGCCTGAGCTACTCGACCGACCTCTATGGCATCGAATATGCAGCCATACTGAAGAACATCTACGCACTGGCCGTCGGGCTGGCCGTGGGGCTCGGCTATGGCGACAACTTCCTGGCGGTGCTCATTGCCAATTCGGCGGGTGAGATGACGCGCTTCCTGGAGGAGAGCTATCCCGACCGCCGCAACACGCTGGTCTCGGCCTATCTGGGCGACCTGCTGGTGACCTGCTACTCGACCTACAGCCGCAACCGCCGGCTGGGACTGCTGATCGGCCACGGCTGCACGGTGAAGAGCGCACTGAACGAGATGACGATGGTGGCCGAGGGCTACTTCGCCGCCGACTGCATCCGCCACATCAATACGCGCCACCGCGTCGAGATGCCCATCGCCGAGATGGTCTACCGCGTGCTTTACGAAGGGACGTCGGCCCGGCGCGAGATGCAACTGTTGACAACCAAACTCATTTGA
- a CDS encoding rod shape-determining protein MreD: protein MYRTLPYLGLFVAAVLLQIFLFDNLSISIYLNPLVYIVFIALLPLDAQPVTLLGAGLLLGVVMDQAMGSAGINTIVTLPVAFFRPQIAAMICGRENIREGGIPSPGRLGSHKFFVYLLTLTMIHHTLFFLLEALSWSHLFHTVVRIVVSSAVSVAFSWIITRIFTAKLPARV, encoded by the coding sequence ATGTACCGTACCCTCCCATACCTCGGACTCTTCGTGGCCGCCGTGTTGCTGCAGATCTTCCTGTTCGACAACCTCTCGATCAGCATCTACCTCAACCCGCTGGTCTACATCGTCTTCATCGCCCTGCTGCCGCTCGACGCACAGCCCGTCACGCTGCTGGGCGCCGGTCTGCTGCTCGGCGTGGTGATGGACCAGGCCATGGGTTCGGCCGGCATCAACACCATCGTCACGCTGCCCGTCGCCTTTTTCCGCCCGCAGATAGCCGCCATGATCTGCGGCCGTGAGAATATCCGCGAAGGGGGTATCCCCTCGCCGGGGCGTCTCGGCTCGCACAAGTTCTTCGTCTACCTGCTGACGCTGACGATGATCCACCATACGCTCTTCTTCCTGCTCGAGGCCCTCTCGTGGAGCCACCTGTTCCACACCGTGGTGCGCATCGTCGTCAGCTCGGCCGTCTCGGTGGCCTTCAGCTGGATTATCACCCGCATCTTCACCGCCAAACTCCCCGCACGCGTATGA
- the mreC gene encoding rod shape-determining protein MreC: MRKLIEFIRSIYVAVLFVVLEAVAIGCYAHSSSYTQARLLARSNQVAGGVHGLFAGIRRYLFLGRENRDLADRVARLEEQLAQYQEAETAARLDSYMQDIGESRYHFATAVVVGNTLNRMQNLLTLNRGRKDGIEEEMAILAPDGAMVGYVVACTERYSVAMSVLNTSFRTSGKIADTDYSGSIYWDGTDPSTVTLGELSKYAEPKPGQEVVTAGLSEYFPADVLIGWVESAELNETKTSYTVRVRLAAEMSRLNEVILVADRDRYEIRELQQSDQVEQHTRLN; this comes from the coding sequence TTGCGAAAGCTGATCGAGTTCATACGGAGCATCTATGTGGCGGTGCTCTTCGTGGTGCTGGAAGCCGTGGCCATCGGCTGCTACGCCCACTCCTCGAGCTACACCCAGGCCCGACTGCTCGCCCGCTCGAATCAGGTTGCGGGCGGGGTCCACGGTCTCTTCGCCGGCATCCGCCGCTACCTCTTCCTCGGACGCGAAAACCGGGATCTGGCCGACCGCGTCGCCCGGCTCGAAGAGCAGCTCGCCCAGTACCAGGAGGCCGAAACCGCCGCCCGGCTCGACTCCTACATGCAGGACATCGGCGAATCGAGATACCACTTCGCCACGGCCGTCGTCGTCGGCAACACCCTCAACCGCATGCAGAACCTCCTGACACTCAACCGCGGCCGCAAGGACGGCATCGAGGAGGAGATGGCCATACTGGCCCCCGACGGAGCCATGGTGGGCTACGTCGTCGCCTGCACCGAACGCTACTCCGTGGCCATGTCGGTGCTCAACACCTCGTTCCGCACCAGCGGCAAGATCGCCGACACGGACTACTCCGGATCGATCTACTGGGACGGCACCGACCCCAGTACGGTCACGCTGGGCGAACTCTCGAAGTATGCCGAACCAAAACCCGGCCAGGAGGTCGTTACGGCCGGTCTGTCGGAGTACTTCCCCGCCGACGTACTGATCGGCTGGGTCGAAAGCGCCGAACTGAACGAAACCAAAACCTCCTACACCGTACGCGTGCGGCTGGCCGCCGAGATGTCGCGTCTGAACGAGGTGATCCTCGTCGCGGACCGCGACCGCTACGAAATCCGCGAGCTGCAGCAAAGCGATCAGGTCGAACAACATACCCGCTTGAACTGA
- the gdhA gene encoding NADP-specific glutamate dehydrogenase, with amino-acid sequence MNVNKIMTELERKHPGESEYLQAVREVLMTVEEAYNQHPEFEANRIAERIVEPDRIFTFKVVWVDDRGEVQTNLGYRIQFNNAIGPYKGGLRFHPSVNLSILKFLGFEQIFKNALTTLPMGGAKGGSDFNPKGKSDREVMRFCQAFMTELWRHIGPETDVPAGDIGVGGREIGYLYGMYRKLARENTGVLTGKGMTYGGSLIRPEATGFGAVYFLRQMLQKAGMDIKGQTIAISGFGNVAWGAAKKATELGAKVVTLSGPDGYVYDPDGLNDEKINYMLELRASNNDVVEPYVQKFPGAKFFAGRKPWEVKVDIAMPCATQNELDGEDAKKLLANGVKIVAEVSNMGCRPEAIDAFIAAKIPYGPGKAVNAGGVATSGLEMTQNAQKLNWTAEEVDAKLHQIMSSIHHACLEYGTEKDGYINYMKGANIAGFMKVAKSMVEQGIL; translated from the coding sequence ATGAACGTAAACAAAATCATGACGGAACTCGAGCGTAAGCACCCCGGCGAAAGCGAATATCTGCAGGCCGTACGCGAAGTGCTGATGACCGTCGAGGAGGCCTACAACCAACACCCCGAATTCGAGGCCAACCGCATCGCCGAACGGATCGTCGAGCCCGACCGCATCTTCACGTTCAAAGTCGTATGGGTAGACGACCGCGGCGAGGTGCAGACCAACCTCGGCTACCGCATCCAGTTCAACAACGCCATCGGCCCCTACAAGGGCGGTCTGCGTTTCCACCCCTCGGTCAACCTCTCGATCCTCAAGTTCCTCGGTTTCGAGCAGATCTTCAAGAACGCCCTGACGACCCTGCCGATGGGCGGCGCCAAGGGCGGCTCGGACTTCAACCCCAAGGGCAAGTCGGATCGCGAAGTGATGCGCTTCTGCCAGGCCTTCATGACCGAACTCTGGCGCCACATCGGTCCCGAGACCGATGTCCCGGCCGGTGACATCGGCGTCGGCGGCCGCGAAATCGGTTATCTCTACGGCATGTACCGCAAACTCGCCCGCGAGAATACCGGCGTACTGACCGGCAAGGGCATGACCTACGGCGGTTCGCTCATCCGTCCCGAGGCTACGGGCTTCGGCGCCGTCTACTTCCTGCGCCAGATGCTCCAGAAGGCCGGCATGGATATCAAGGGTCAGACGATCGCCATCTCGGGCTTCGGCAACGTCGCCTGGGGTGCCGCCAAGAAGGCCACGGAACTCGGCGCCAAGGTCGTGACGCTGTCGGGTCCCGACGGTTATGTCTACGATCCGGACGGTCTGAACGACGAGAAGATCAACTATATGCTTGAGCTGCGAGCCTCGAACAACGACGTCGTGGAGCCCTACGTGCAGAAGTTCCCCGGTGCGAAGTTCTTCGCCGGCCGCAAGCCCTGGGAGGTCAAGGTCGACATCGCCATGCCGTGCGCCACGCAGAACGAGCTGGACGGTGAGGATGCCAAGAAGCTGCTGGCCAACGGTGTGAAGATCGTGGCCGAGGTTTCGAACATGGGCTGCCGTCCGGAGGCCATCGACGCCTTCATCGCCGCCAAGATCCCCTACGGACCGGGCAAGGCCGTCAACGCCGGCGGCGTGGCCACCTCGGGGTTGGAGATGACGCAGAACGCCCAGAAGCTCAACTGGACGGCCGAGGAGGTCGATGCCAAACTGCACCAGATCATGTCGTCGATCCACCACGCCTGCCTCGAATACGGCACCGAAAAGGATGGCTACATCAACTACATGAAGGGCGCCAACATCGCCGGCTTCATGAAGGTGGCCAAGTCGATGGTCGAGCAGGGCATCCTGTAA
- a CDS encoding glucose-6-phosphate isomerase, with protein MKNVKLDISKAGVEITPEMEAKAQAANALLHSGKGAGNDFLGWIHLPSSITEADLDAIEAEAAKLRARADVVICIGIGGSYLGAKAVLEAMSNPFELLHKEHRNPTVLFAGQNISEDYTAELLEAVKEHSIAAIVISKSGTTTEPAIAFRLIKAEIERRYGKQGAAERIVAVTDKARGALKTLATKEGYPTFVIPDDVGGRFSVLTPVGLLPLAVAGVDVRALVRGAQEMEKATSEEVPFAENPSAIYAVVRNLLYQSGKKIEILGSYEPRLQYINEWWKQLYGESEGKEGKGIFPASVTLTADLHSMGQYIQQGEREMFETIISVAQPAAKVVIESDPENLDGLNYLAGKRISEVNRMAELGVQLAHVDGGVPNLRVEIPAVTAEVIGSLLYFFEKACGISGYLLGVNPFDQPGVEAYKKNMFALLEKPGYEEATKAIKARL; from the coding sequence ATGAAAAACGTAAAACTGGACATCTCGAAGGCGGGTGTGGAGATCACCCCCGAGATGGAGGCCAAGGCGCAGGCCGCCAACGCCCTGCTGCACTCGGGCAAGGGTGCCGGCAACGATTTTCTGGGATGGATTCACCTTCCGTCGTCGATCACGGAGGCGGATCTCGACGCCATCGAGGCCGAGGCGGCCAAACTGCGCGCCCGGGCCGACGTGGTGATCTGCATCGGTATCGGCGGTTCGTATCTGGGTGCGAAGGCCGTTCTGGAGGCGATGAGCAACCCCTTCGAGCTGTTGCACAAGGAGCACAGGAACCCGACGGTGCTCTTTGCCGGACAGAATATTTCGGAGGATTATACGGCCGAACTGCTCGAGGCTGTGAAGGAGCACTCGATTGCCGCGATCGTCATCTCGAAGTCGGGGACGACGACCGAGCCGGCCATCGCCTTCCGCCTGATCAAGGCCGAGATTGAGCGCCGTTACGGCAAGCAGGGTGCTGCCGAGCGGATCGTGGCCGTGACCGACAAGGCGCGCGGCGCACTGAAGACGCTCGCCACGAAGGAGGGTTATCCGACCTTCGTCATTCCGGACGACGTGGGTGGCCGCTTCTCGGTGCTGACCCCCGTGGGACTGCTGCCGCTGGCCGTGGCCGGCGTGGATGTCCGGGCTCTGGTGCGCGGTGCACAGGAGATGGAGAAGGCCACCTCGGAGGAGGTTCCCTTTGCCGAGAACCCTTCGGCCATCTACGCCGTGGTGCGCAACCTGCTGTACCAGAGCGGCAAGAAGATCGAGATCCTCGGTTCGTACGAACCCCGTCTGCAGTACATCAACGAGTGGTGGAAGCAGCTCTACGGCGAGAGCGAAGGCAAGGAGGGCAAGGGTATCTTCCCGGCCAGCGTGACGCTGACGGCCGACCTGCACTCGATGGGACAGTACATCCAGCAGGGTGAGCGCGAGATGTTCGAGACGATCATCTCCGTAGCGCAGCCCGCCGCTAAGGTGGTTATCGAATCCGATCCGGAGAACCTCGACGGTCTGAACTACCTGGCCGGCAAGCGTATCTCGGAGGTCAACCGCATGGCCGAACTGGGCGTGCAGCTGGCTCACGTCGACGGCGGGGTTCCCAACCTGCGGGTGGAGATTCCGGCCGTAACGGCCGAGGTGATCGGTTCGCTGCTCTATTTCTTCGAGAAGGCGTGCGGCATCAGCGGTTATCTGCTGGGTGTCAATCCGTTCGACCAGCCGGGTGTCGAGGCCTACAAGAAGAACATGTTCGCCCTGCTCGAGAAGCCGGGCTACGAGGAGGCCACCAAAGCGATCAAGGCGCGTCTGTAG
- a CDS encoding penicillin-binding protein 2: MSDSESFLRMRTLQVIVIFIFAVILLRLAYIQLFDRRYAELAEANVLRHVVQYPPRGEVFDRNGEYLVQSRECYDLMVIYREIDRRGFDTARLCEVAGISREKLDRELANARVRPRAPRLITSYIPKEDKLRFDEGNFRGFYTVYRTVRQYPRKIGGNLLGYVSEVNDTYLKRHPEYKVGDYVGMSGVESAYEPELKGKKGVKIQEIDTHGAIKGSYLNGRYDSVPEPGKYLVSTIDARLQLLGEELMRGKVGAAVAIEPSTGEILMMVSSPTYDPDELVGRERGNNYMKMLYNKRKPLFNRAVKAKYPPGSTFKLVQGLIGLQEGVLHPSDLHVCHNGYQAGRLKMACHSHASPLDLRFAVATSCNAYFCYVFRDILDNPKYGSVKEGFDVWKEYVESFGFGRKLGSDFLDEGNGYVPDRAYYDRQYRGSWNSLTVLSLSIGQDALGCTPLQLANLACIIANRGYYYIPHIVKRIEGRDSLDRRFYERHYTKVDPKHFDPIVEGMWRGVNVGGTSTMARLEGWDVCGKTGTAENPRGRDHSTFLSFAPKDNPRIAISVYVENGGFGATSALPIASLLEEYYLTDTIRRPALLEYVKNMQLYYPAYDK; encoded by the coding sequence ATGAGTGATTCGGAAAGTTTCCTGAGAATGAGGACCCTGCAGGTCATCGTGATCTTCATCTTCGCGGTGATCCTCCTGCGGCTGGCCTACATACAGCTCTTCGACCGGCGTTACGCGGAGCTGGCCGAGGCCAACGTCCTGCGCCACGTCGTACAGTACCCGCCGCGCGGCGAGGTCTTCGACCGCAACGGTGAATACCTCGTCCAGAGCCGCGAGTGCTACGACCTGATGGTCATCTACCGCGAAATCGACCGGCGCGGATTCGACACCGCCCGGCTGTGCGAGGTGGCCGGCATCTCGCGCGAAAAGCTCGATCGCGAACTCGCCAACGCCCGGGTCCGCCCCCGCGCACCGCGGCTGATCACGAGCTACATCCCCAAGGAGGACAAACTGCGCTTCGACGAGGGCAACTTCCGCGGCTTCTACACCGTCTACCGCACCGTGCGGCAGTATCCGCGCAAGATCGGCGGCAACCTGCTCGGCTACGTCAGCGAGGTGAACGACACCTATCTCAAACGGCATCCCGAATACAAGGTGGGCGACTACGTCGGCATGAGCGGCGTGGAGTCGGCCTACGAGCCCGAGCTGAAGGGCAAGAAGGGGGTCAAGATCCAGGAGATCGACACCCACGGCGCCATCAAGGGCTCTTACCTGAACGGCCGTTACGACTCGGTGCCCGAACCGGGCAAATACCTCGTCAGCACGATCGACGCACGGCTGCAGCTGCTCGGCGAGGAGCTGATGCGCGGCAAGGTCGGCGCCGCGGTGGCCATCGAGCCCTCGACGGGTGAAATCCTGATGATGGTCTCCTCGCCGACGTACGACCCCGACGAGCTGGTGGGCCGCGAACGCGGCAACAACTACATGAAGATGCTCTACAACAAGCGCAAGCCGCTGTTCAACCGTGCCGTAAAGGCCAAATACCCTCCGGGCTCGACCTTCAAGCTGGTGCAGGGGCTGATCGGCCTGCAGGAGGGGGTGCTGCACCCGTCGGACCTGCACGTCTGCCACAACGGCTACCAGGCCGGACGCCTCAAGATGGCCTGCCACTCCCACGCCTCGCCGCTCGACCTGCGCTTTGCGGTGGCCACCTCGTGCAACGCCTACTTCTGCTACGTCTTCCGCGACATCCTCGACAACCCGAAATACGGCAGCGTCAAGGAGGGCTTCGACGTCTGGAAGGAGTATGTCGAGAGTTTCGGATTCGGCCGCAAGCTCGGTTCGGACTTTCTGGACGAGGGCAACGGATATGTCCCCGACCGCGCCTACTACGACCGCCAGTACCGCGGTTCGTGGAACTCGCTGACGGTCCTCTCGCTCTCGATCGGACAGGATGCCCTGGGCTGCACGCCGCTGCAGCTGGCCAACCTGGCCTGCATCATCGCCAACCGCGGCTACTACTACATCCCGCACATCGTCAAGCGCATCGAGGGTCGGGATTCGCTCGACCGCCGCTTCTACGAACGCCACTACACGAAGGTCGACCCGAAACACTTCGACCCGATCGTCGAGGGCATGTGGCGCGGCGTGAACGTCGGCGGCACCTCGACGATGGCCCGGCTCGAGGGTTGGGACGTCTGCGGCAAAACCGGTACGGCCGAAAACCCCCGCGGCCGCGACCACTCGACCTTCCTGAGCTTCGCCCCGAAGGACAACCCGCGGATCGCCATCTCGGTCTACGTCGAAAACGGCGGTTTCGGCGCCACGTCGGCCCTGCCGATCGCCAGCCTGCTCGAAGAGTACTACCTCACGGATACAATCCGACGTCCGGCCCTGCTGGAATATGTCAAGAACATGCAACTCTATTACCCGGCCTATGACAAGTAA
- a CDS encoding DUF4840 domain-containing protein produces MTHIRKITNTLAAVALACLTLASAACSDDDDNNTPAPDKQGEALTLQDVAGSYAGTFDFTAEPSELNPKPEPQTGIAVSLEVTEKGTLHFAEFPAATLVKALLADSASDVIAMLGTVTYDATIGTPTADASKLTAALTTPDLVISLMAGALKVQIAIEAPEQLSYTKEGNLVFTLKTLRCTLGDGAPMDLVNTLTFTVQKQ; encoded by the coding sequence ATGACACACATTCGGAAAATCACCAACACCCTGGCAGCCGTAGCACTGGCCTGCCTGACGCTGGCCTCGGCAGCCTGCTCGGACGATGACGACAACAACACCCCGGCTCCCGACAAGCAGGGAGAGGCCCTGACGCTTCAGGATGTCGCCGGGAGCTATGCCGGAACGTTCGACTTCACGGCCGAGCCCAGCGAACTGAACCCCAAACCCGAACCGCAGACCGGTATCGCCGTTTCGCTCGAGGTGACCGAGAAGGGCACGCTGCATTTTGCCGAGTTCCCGGCCGCCACGCTGGTCAAGGCGCTGCTCGCTGATTCCGCCTCGGACGTGATCGCGATGCTGGGGACGGTCACCTACGACGCCACGATCGGCACCCCGACGGCCGACGCCTCGAAACTCACGGCCGCACTGACGACCCCCGATCTGGTGATCTCGCTGATGGCCGGCGCCCTGAAGGTGCAGATTGCGATCGAAGCCCCCGAGCAGCTCTCCTACACGAAGGAGGGCAATCTGGTCTTCACGCTCAAGACCCTCCGCTGCACGCTTGGCGACGGAGCCCCGATGGATCTGGTCAACACACTGACGTTTACGGTTCAAAAGCAGTAG
- a CDS encoding rod shape-determining protein, whose product MGIFSLTQELAIDLGTANTLIIHNGKVVVDEPSIVALDVHTGKLVAIGQQARQMHEKTNPNIKTIRPLKDGVIADFNATELMLRGMIKKVKTSGSLFAPSLRMVICIPSGSTNVEIRAVRDSAEHAGGREVYMIYEPMAAALGAGLDVEAPEGNMVIDIGGGTSEIACISLGGIVCSESINTAGDVFTNDIQSYVRQQHNIRIGERTAEAIKCSIGAAVSDLEEEPEDFVVTGPNMLTALPQTVSLSYSEIAYALEKSLTKIDAALMKVLESMPPELYADIVKNGIYLAGGGALIKGLDRRLSEKTGLPFHIAEDPLRAIARGTGIALKNINRFSFLMR is encoded by the coding sequence ATGGGAATCTTTTCTTTGACACAGGAGCTGGCCATCGACCTCGGAACGGCCAACACGCTGATAATCCACAACGGCAAGGTCGTTGTCGACGAACCCTCGATCGTCGCCCTCGACGTCCATACCGGCAAACTCGTCGCCATCGGACAGCAGGCCCGCCAGATGCACGAGAAAACCAATCCGAACATCAAGACCATCCGTCCGCTCAAGGACGGCGTGATCGCCGACTTCAACGCCACGGAACTCATGTTACGCGGCATGATCAAGAAGGTCAAGACCTCCGGAAGCCTCTTCGCCCCGTCGCTGCGCATGGTCATCTGCATCCCCTCGGGTTCGACCAACGTCGAGATCCGCGCCGTGCGCGACTCGGCCGAACACGCCGGCGGCCGCGAGGTCTACATGATCTACGAACCGATGGCCGCCGCCCTCGGAGCCGGCCTCGACGTCGAAGCACCCGAAGGCAACATGGTCATCGACATCGGCGGCGGTACGTCGGAGATCGCCTGCATCTCGCTGGGCGGCATCGTCTGCTCGGAATCGATCAACACGGCCGGCGACGTCTTCACCAACGACATCCAGAGCTACGTCCGCCAGCAGCACAACATCCGCATCGGCGAGCGTACGGCCGAAGCCATCAAATGCTCGATCGGCGCCGCCGTCTCCGACCTGGAGGAGGAGCCCGAGGATTTCGTCGTCACGGGCCCCAACATGCTCACGGCCCTGCCCCAGACCGTCTCGCTCTCCTACAGCGAGATCGCCTATGCCCTCGAGAAGTCGCTCACCAAGATCGACGCCGCCCTGATGAAGGTCCTCGAGTCGATGCCCCCCGAGCTCTATGCCGATATCGTCAAGAACGGCATCTACCTGGCCGGTGGCGGCGCCCTGATCAAGGGACTCGACCGCCGTCTGAGCGAGAAGACCGGCCTTCCGTTCCACATCGCCGAAGACCCCCTGCGTGCCATCGCACGCGGCACGGGCATCGCCCTGAAGAACATCAACCGCTTCTCGTTCCTCATGCGATAG